Below is a genomic region from Paludicola sp. MB14-C6.
ATAATTTATTTAATTCTTCCTATTGAAATACATATAAAAGATAAAATAATTTATTCTAACAATTTAACAGCTCCATTAAAATTGAATAAAGAGTATATTGTTTTTAGCAAGAAATATCGTCACCATGGCAATCAAACTGATGAATTAAAATATTCTTATGTAGTTACTGGGGGCTTTAATGTATATTTATTAGATAATCAAATGCAAAATAAATATTATAAGGTATATGAAAATTTACCTTACTCCGAACTTCAGGAGGCTCAGATAACGTGCTTTTCTGAAGAGGATATGAATCTTTATAACCAAAATAAAAAAAAGATATTAGAAATATATAATAATTTCTAAAAATTTCAATCATATAAGCTGTCATTTACATTTAATAAACGTAAAAATATGATTGAGTGAATACCCTTTAGCCAATCGGCTAAAGGGTATTGTTATGATGCTGTATGGATGATATTAAATAAACTTTACATGAAATAAATTGAATAATATTGGATAATTTGTTGTTTGATTATGGAATTAGTTGTATAATGAGAAGGGTAATTAGATATACCCATTTACGCATTATAGCAATAACTTGAAGCATGTAAAGCATCATAGTAAGCTAATAATTGGGACAATAATGGGATGTTGAAATAAAGAGGATTTTGTGAGGTGTATAAAAATTGGAAAATGAAACTATAAAAGAATTTATGGCACAAAAAGCAGGACAAATTTTTGGAAATGCATTTATTTTAAATCGAATGAAACGAGTTTTAGGCGGTGCACAGAAGCATACTTATCTGGCTGAAACTGAAAACAATTTTAAGTTTATAATTTATATATGGGATAAAAGTACATCGTATTTTTCCTATGACTGCAAAAAAGATGTTTTTTCTTCGAGCAGCGCACAACTGTTTGAAGAAAACAATAAGTTTATGATGCAACACAATGTAAATGTTCCAAAACTATATTATATGGATAGAAGTAAAGAGAATCAAGAATATGAATATGCCTTTGTCGAATATATAGATGGTATTGATATGGATGAAATAATTTCAAAGTATCCTGAACGCTTGCATTTTGTTTTGCCTTCTCTAAAAAACAGCATTGACAATTTACACAATATAAAAAGTGCGGTTGTTGGACAACTTAATAATTTTCAAACATCGGAATTTAATATAATAGATTTTTCATTTAACAGTGCACAGAAGGATATTGATTATCTTATTCAAGTTGACGATAAGAATAAAGAGTTATATTCAGAATTATCTGATATTCTGTGTCAATCAACTCAAAGTATGACTACAAGAGATGAGTATACATTTATACACGGAGAGTTAGGACCCAATCATGTCATTGTAGATGAAAGTAATAATGCTTTTCTCATAGATATTGAAGGTGCTAAATATTGTGATTTAGAAGAAGAAACAAGTTTTTTGAAAATTCGATTTGGGAATAATTATAAGAATTTAATAAATAAACAACTTGATCAGAAAAGGATGGAATTCTATCATTTATGTCATTGTTTAGGCAATCTGTCGGGAGCCATCAAATTAAAGATTGATAATTATTATGATATAGATGATGTAAAAGGGATGATTAACTATTTTATTTCCCTTTTGAGAAAAGTGGTAGATGAAAACAGTAAAAATGAATATTATGTACATAGCTTATGATAGGAAAATTATATGTAATTAACTTTGAATTTAAAAAATATGGGTTATTCTTTAATAGACACAAGTGAAGCTGACTTAGATGACTTTATAGGTGTCGATATAAAATCACATAGTAAATATATTGTTGAGCATAGCAACTTTTTTGGCGAATGGAATAAAGATATTCTGGTTAACGCTTTTTATTGTAAAAGAAAACTAACATTTTTCAAAAAGTTGCTTTTAAATGACGAAGTAGTGGGCTTTTTGGGTTATAAGCATAATCTTTATTTGAATTAACTCCCCATTATCTTTTCTTAAAAAAGCAGCGGCATTCTTTGCGAAGGAAATATAATAAGTACATATGATTTTATCAATAATAACAAGGGCATAATGGGCGTGAGATGGCTGTTAAGACGGCTTAGTTTCAATACAAATTCATATTATTTTTACATTAATAACAAACAAAATAAGGCTAAAAAGTTTCTTAAAAAGAAGGTAATATTAGATAAAATTTCTTCAATATACCATAGTAACAACGGTACTCCTGGGTACCGCCAGATGACTGATGAGCTGCATAAAGAGAATGTATTTTTAAGTCCTAATACAGTTTATTTTTATATGAAAGAACTAAACTTAAAGTCCATTACAAGGCGGAAGTATCACTATGAACGCGGTGAAGCACACAAAGTTTTTGCTAATCTTTTAGGACAGAATTTTACTGCATCTAAGCCTAACGAAAAATGGTGTACTGATTTTACATACCTCCATCTTGAGAACGGAGAGAAACATTATAATTGCAGTATTTTAGACCTGTATGATAGAAGTATTGTGGTATCAATTTGCTCTGACAAAATTGATGCTAAGCTTGCTATACTCACTTTGAAGAAAGCCCTGTCACAAGAAAATTATCCTAAAGGTGTAATTTTCCATTCTGACCAAGGTAGCCAGTATACTTCAAAAGCTTTTACTGAATTTTGTGCTAATAATAGCATCGTTCAGAGCATGAGCAAAGCTGGTTATCCTTATGATAACGCACCTATGGAGCGTTTTTACAACACTCTTAAAGTTGAGTTCTATTATCTGTATAAATTTAGAACAAGTAAAATTTTATATTTGTGTATTGATGACTTTATTTATACTAGATATAACCATTCAAGACCTCATTCATTTAACAATGGATTGTCTCCTAAACAAAAGCGTTTTAACTTTATTAAATCTGCATGATTTTTCGAAGCTCTGTTACAATTTTACTTGACTAGTACAATATATCCAAGGAAACGTATATAGGATTTGAAGACATACTGCGAGCGTATAGTGGATATGTAGAAAATCTCAAGGACAACGATGAAGGAATTGGATTCACCCATCTTGAATTAAGCAGACGAAGCAAGAAAGGTATGAAGACAGAAGAATACAAAAAGAGATATATTAAGAATTACCTGGATCAAGAGAGCGAGATACAAAGGGGAATTAATCAGCTGGAAATCTGGAATAAATATATGTCTACCATCTTAGCGGATAAACTTAAGCTGGAAGAGTATAGTAGAGTTATTGAAGACTTAACCTATATTATCAATGCAAAAAAACTTGAGAGATATGCTGTAAGACAGTTATTCGAAGAGGAAGAGATTCAATCCACCATGGAGAATATTGTTCGAAATTGGGATCAGGTAAGATCTACAATATCCAAGTTTTTTATAACAAAGATTTATAGAGAGAGCAGTATGGAAAATACGGTACAGGTAATAAAAAACATTATTGCAAGTGAGAGGGAAATGTTGAAAAGGATGTCCGCCATCGGATGATAAAGCATTAGTCTCTAAGAGATGCAATATAGTTAAAATAAAGAATGAAAAGATATGATTGTTAGTAATGCCATGAAAGAGAGGAAAATAAATATGAAATATCTAATAGTGAAAGCGGAGAACAAACACGTAGAAGAGGCAGTAGGATTATTCAAGAATGTTATGAAGGAAATCAGGGACATGAACTCCTTGATTCCAGACTTACAACAAGATGAACAGATTAAGAATATGATTCGTGAGCTATTTCAATGTAATGCAGCTTACATAGCCTTCGAAAATGAGAAAATGGTAGGATACCTAGCTGGGTATCCAATACAAAATGAGTTTTTTAGTTCATCAAAAGGTGTGTTTATTCCTCTTTATGGACACGGAACTGCAAAAAAAGACCGAGAGAAAATATATCAGAAATTGTATTCCTTTGCATCAGGCGAATGGGTAAAAGACGGATTAATTACACAATTAATTACAACATTTTCAGATGACAAGGTGTGTATGAAAACCTGGATGCTAATGGGCTTTGGAAACAGATGCTGTGATGCGGTTAAAGATGTAGAACCAATCGGAGCTAAATTGCCTGAAAATATTGTAATAAGAAAGGCTGAACAGGAAGATATACCGTTGTTAGCAGAACTTTGTTATCAGGATAGCCAGCATTACAGAAATGCACCTACCTTTATGACAGGTGATGAAGAAACCATGGAAGAATGTATAGCTGGATTTTCAGAATGGTATTCTGAAAATAACAGACATGTGTGGATTGCTTTTGAAGGTGAAACACCAGTGGGGTATATGAGGATCAGTGAAGAAGGAGAATCCTTTATTTCACACAGTCCAGAAATGATGAATATTACTGGTGCGTTTGTGAATCCAGATTATAGAGGAAAAGGAATTGCAGATTCACTTTTAGAGAATATATTGGCATGGATTAAGGA
It encodes:
- a CDS encoding phosphotransferase, giving the protein MENETIKEFMAQKAGQIFGNAFILNRMKRVLGGAQKHTYLAETENNFKFIIYIWDKSTSYFSYDCKKDVFSSSSAQLFEENNKFMMQHNVNVPKLYYMDRSKENQEYEYAFVEYIDGIDMDEIISKYPERLHFVLPSLKNSIDNLHNIKSAVVGQLNNFQTSEFNIIDFSFNSAQKDIDYLIQVDDKNKELYSELSDILCQSTQSMTTRDEYTFIHGELGPNHVIVDESNNAFLIDIEGAKYCDLEEETSFLKIRFGNNYKNLINKQLDQKRMEFYHLCHCLGNLSGAIKLKIDNYYDIDDVKGMINYFISLLRKVVDENSKNEYYVHSL
- a CDS encoding IS3 family transposase; its protein translation is MGVRWLLRRLSFNTNSYYFYINNKQNKAKKFLKKKVILDKISSIYHSNNGTPGYRQMTDELHKENVFLSPNTVYFYMKELNLKSITRRKYHYERGEAHKVFANLLGQNFTASKPNEKWCTDFTYLHLENGEKHYNCSILDLYDRSIVVSICSDKIDAKLAILTLKKALSQENYPKGVIFHSDQGSQYTSKAFTEFCANNSIVQSMSKAGYPYDNAPMERFYNTLKVEFYYLYKFRTSKILYLCIDDFIYTRYNHSRPHSFNNGLSPKQKRFNFIKSA
- a CDS encoding GNAT family N-acetyltransferase; translated protein: MIVSNAMKERKINMKYLIVKAENKHVEEAVGLFKNVMKEIRDMNSLIPDLQQDEQIKNMIRELFQCNAAYIAFENEKMVGYLAGYPIQNEFFSSSKGVFIPLYGHGTAKKDREKIYQKLYSFASGEWVKDGLITQLITTFSDDKVCMKTWMLMGFGNRCCDAVKDVEPIGAKLPENIVIRKAEQEDIPLLAELCYQDSQHYRNAPTFMTGDEETMEECIAGFSEWYSENNRHVWIAFEGETPVGYMRISEEGESFISHSPEMMNITGAFVNPDYRGKGIADSLLENILAWIKENGYSLCGVDFESINIPGSNFWNKYFTTYTYSMVRSIDDRILDEEK